The DNA region TTGTTCTCCTTCGCCCATTTTGCCAATGCAAACCAAGTTTCAGCTTTCACAGTTGATGCTTCTTCAATCATTTTAATTTCCTGCTCTGTTAATGCCTCTGCCTGCATGCCATTACCACCATACAGAACCAGATGGTTTTTTAGCATTCCTGTGTCAAAATGCTTATCCCTTAACGTCAGCCAACATTCCTGTCTTTTACACCACTCGGTAATGTTCATACCAGACTTTGAGGGTGACATTATATGTTCCCAGACTACATCAATGAGGCGGTTGATTATTGCACGTAAGTCGTCATTTAATTCCTGCTGTTGCCAAATGGTTTCCAGATCAAGCTTCTGCCCTGTTTTGAAGGAGAGAATAGCAATGGTGTAAGAAACAACATTGGCTTTATAGCCTCCTAGCTTTTTTGCCGTTATCATTTTATCAATCTCATGAAATAAAATAGCTTTGGCAATCACGTGATGGTACTGCGTCTTGGAAATTTCCACGTTGTGATCCGTGTCCTTCACAAACAACAGGAAGTTTTTTTCTCCTCCTTTACTGGCATCATGAGGACGTTGTCGCCAGCTCATCTCATATTTTGCCAAATCTGTTTTATTAAACTTTTGCTTCTTTGGATACTCTACATCGAAGCGCTTCTGATCCTTCTTGGAAGGTATTCTTGAACGTTCGTCTAAATACTGTCCTCTTGTCCTTTCATAATACCACTTGCTTATAGCTTTTCCTCCACCAGTTTCCGGAACCCACTCACTCCTCGACCATTGCTCTAGAGAAACGTGATACTGCGAATTTGAACTGAAGTCCGAGTCTTTGATAGCTGTCTGGCTGTTTGCGAACCTTGAAATGCTGGGAACTACGTCATTTAAACTGTTACCAGGTTTAACGACAGATATCTTCATCGGCACGAAAGCCCTAGAAAGGTCAATTCCCTTTTCACCGGAGGTGTAATAGATGGAAGCCGTTGTCTGGCCACCATTCACAATCTGCAGATTCTCAATTCGGTTCAGATAAGGGATACCTTCTTCATATATCACGTCCACTTTTTCCGCGGTGGTGGAAATGCCATTGTTGTAGGCGAAGAACATATCTGGCTGGGTCCTGATGGTTTCTCGGATGCCGTTATTCACCTTTGCCTTGAACTGCAGAAAGGTCCTTACATTTTTTTCCAGAAGTCCCTGCTTATACTGGCCATATATGTCTGCGAGAATCAGAGCAGGGAGAATTGCAAGATATTCATCCACTTTATCGCTCACATTCTCCATCTGAAGACACTTCAGTCTGTAATTATAATCCCTTTGAAAATCAATTTCAATCTTCTGTTTTCCTGCTTTAATTAAATATTGCTGGTATATCCGCTCGATATCCCACAGCTCATAATCCCAAATAATATCGTTTTCCTCTTTATCCTGTGGTACAATGTGTGGTGAGCATAGCCCATTGGTAAGGACAAAAACACGGACGTTTCTGGAATAAGCTTTGGTATGCTGTATGATATCAATAAAATCAGACAGCTGTTCGTCTGGCTGATCAACTTTATCTCCAATAGTTCCATTTCTAACTGCCAGAAAGAACTTTTCGGCTTTGCTGAAAGCGTCTAGCACGTCTTTGTCTGAGATCTTCTGAATTCTTGAATCTTCTTTACTTAACGTGACAAACAGATCAATAGCCTCATTGTCATCGTCATAGTCCAAGGCGTTAATTTTCATGCCTCTCACTTTGAAACTGCATACTTGCGGTTCAAGAATTTCACCGCAATCTTTTATGTATTCCAAGATATCAATTGTAATTGCATCTTCTAAAGAAAGACTGTCAGTATCGACACTAATCATTACATTTTCAAGAAAGTCAGCTGCAAATTCGTCAAGTGTCACAATGTTTGATTTTATTGATTAAAAAGTCCAATTCGTGAATTATTAAGTGTTCCGATCACCGCTGCACGATCCAGGTATTTGTTCATTTTTTCGCAGCTTGTTTCGGGTAGCAGCACACAGGAATAGCAGGCTGCAAGGTTAAGCCCCATAAAGCCCTGCCCCTGTTCTGCTGATATGCAAAGCGGATCAGAGGAGCACCAGCGCGCTTTATCGACACCTTTGTTCATCACTGATGAAAGATAATCCGGCTGTCCTTTTTCAACCAATCCGCCTAGGGATCCCTCAGCGTCGGAAGTCGTGGTATAAATAAGGATACCGTTCATCTCTTCTTCAGTCCCGATTGAAGAGTTGCCACTACAGTAGATAATTTCTGCGAGGGATGAAAGACTGTATCCGCAGTCCTCTGCCAGCTCTTTTAGCAGTATATGGGAAAGTGTATGCAGGAATAAGTACCGTTTATTGATTAACTCATGATTCTGGTTGAAACTGAGGTTCGCCTGTTCTAAGTTGTGGTTTATCGTATCGAGACGTGCATTCGGATACTCATCTGCCCACGCATTGAGCTTTTTATTACTGAACTTAAGAAAAATTCCTTCTCCTTTCACTTCAACTGCGGGCAATTCCCTTGTATGCAAGGGGTCTCTGCGTGCATCCTGTATACGCTCAAATTCGTGTTTCTGCTTCGTATCTAAATTATCCGCAGCTTCTGCAAAAACTAGTTCTTCACCCATCAATGGTTTCACCCGCGTGAACCCCTTATAGACCTTCAGTGCGGAGAGTTTTTCAAGTAGTACTACTTCCTCCAACAGATCGGGCTGACCTGTGAGGCTGTTGTATTCATTACCATCAACTTTCTTCTTTTTGAACCATACTGTCTTATCCTTTATCACTGTCCCTGTAAAAGCGCTGAATTCCTGTTGACGAAGCAATACAGCTTTGTTGATAAAGCGCTCTTCGGGCTTTTCACCAAAATGATTCCGGATAAAACCGATGACTGCTTCCTTGGTATAGCCAAGTTTCAGCAACTGGTGATTCGGATTGCTTTCGACAAGTCTGATCAGGAAATCGCGCCATTGCTCGTTTGTATAGTCCTGATATATATCCGGCATACTGTCCCTGAAAATTGTGACCGTTGAGTCCAGATTTTGCTGCACTTCCGGAGGGCATTGCTGCTCATAGGCTGACTGTGGCAGGAGGATACCGCTGTAAATAATGGGGAAAATAATATTGCCGGCGCCCCTTTGCATTGTCCTGGGAAACTTGCGCTTTGCAGCCGGTGATAAATCATCACCGTCCATGATGTTTCCCTGCCTTGGAACGTCACTGACGAGCTCTGTTACATAGCTCTCATTGTTATGCCATCCTTTCCATGGTTTTGGCAGGTAATTGTTTACATAATCCAGATAATTTCCTTCTGCATCTGTTTCAGTGAAAATTGACTGGTCAAATATCTGACCGAGATCTCTGCTGGCTAAAAAAGTATTGCTTCCTCTCCGGTAACTCTCAATTGTAATATCGCTCAGACCTGCTGATCCTCCCTTTGATTTATAATAAAGCAGATGTCTCTGGCCCCTTTCTTTAGGACAGCTTTTGTGAACAAACCAGTCCCAAGGAAAATCACCCAGAAAACCCTCTTCTGTCGCAATCACAAAGCGCATTGGCACCAGATTGGGGCCGATACCCGTCTGATTATTAGTGCAGGCATCACAAGTAAAAGCTCGCATCTTCTGATCGAAAGAGCCCCGTTCAATTATTGCCTGCCCTCTCGTCTTTGTAATAAAATGAATCAGCCCACACTTTGGACAATACTGCGCTCCGGGAAACCGTATTCCATAGGCGGATAGATTATTAATGCCATCCTCCTGTGGGGGAACCACAAAATGATCGACCTTAAATGCTTCTGCCAGGCGACTGTCTCTAATCACCTGTTTTTTATTCGGGTCTTCCTGATTTACATTTCCCCAGTCGCCGTAGCCATCATCATGGCACAGCATGATCAGTGAAAGCTCCGGAAAATCAATCATTGAGCCGGACGGCCATGTATGTATAATTTGTGACTGTCTGATATCGTAACTCATAAGTTAAATGCTTTTAATCCTTACTTTGGAAGAAGATTCGACATTTCTCAATGTCTGCATTGTCGGAATGTGGTCCTGCAGCAGGCTTTCAACAAATTGTGCCGGAGCATTGTAAACAGCATTCGGATTTCTGATTTTAGTTACAACCTGTTCTATGTTGGGGTCATAACGCATATAATCCGTATAGACTGCTAGCCTCCGGTCACCATCGAGCATTGAGAGCCGTGTAGTGAACTCCTGCTGAATAGAATCAATTGTATCACATATCTCAGTTGCGTCAGCCGCTCCATAAATGGCAATTGCTTTGGCTTTGACATCCTGTATAACGCCGTCAACAAATGTCCTGTAAGCTGTATCTGCGGGACTGAATACACCGTGGCTTCCGGTAAGAAACAAACTGCGGGTCAGGGTAATCAGCACTGTAGGCAGGACCTTTTCGAGTGCCGGCCGGGAGAATGGTGTAACGGAGCTTGCTTCAACATGATAGTAATAAGCCTGATGGAATGCCTTGAATTGTTCATAATGTGAACGGTCCCTGTTTTTAGTGGGTGCAAGAAAAGTGAAAACCACACCAGGGCCTTCCCTTCCTACCCTTGAGCTGGCCTGAATATATTCTGCAGTAGTTTTGGGCTGACCGTTTACAATCATGGTGTTCAGCCTGGGAATATCAACGCCCACTGAAATCATGTTTGTCGCCGGTGCAATCTGCACCGGATCGGGATGTCCCCCCATAAGATTGTTTACAGCATTGATAAACGATTTATAATCCTTTTCACTGTCACCTGAAAAAGCAAGATCGATCTGATCGAAAAAAGGCTTGTTTAAAAATCCTGACCAGACAGAACCTTTTGCTGTTTTAATATCTCCATTTGTCCGGATACCCGTTGCGAAAAGTTTCTGAACCAGCAAATTATTTTCATCAAGCCCGGCAGGAAGTGTTGTCTTTTCCAGTCTGTCAAGACCTTTGTTAATGTCATCTGCCGTCATGACACTGGACAATTCACAAAGGGCATTCTGGTTGAACGGTTTGAAAAACGTGCTGAAATGATTAGCCAGCATTTTCCTGTAAGCGACAATGTCATCGGTAAGAAAGGTCCTGAACTTTCCCAATTCTTTTAATGCATTGAAATACACAACCAGTGTGTAATACCGATCCAGCTCTCCATTTGCTGCGGGCAGTACAGGTATTCTTTCAAGCAGGACTGAGGCCAGCCGGATCAGGGCTGTGCTGGTAGTCACACCCGATGGCATGAATCCAACATAGAGCCTGTTCTTTGGATCGTCTACCTTGATTTTCTTTGCGTAAAACGAATCGTCTGCATCGGTAGCCGGAGGAGGAAACTGAAGAAAATGCTTCCTGCCGTACAAACGCCTGCATTGTTCTTCCGCATTCCGAACGGTTGCCGTAGCGCCAACGACTTTGCAGATATTTCCCTCAGCTTCCCGGCAAAGTCTGTCGATTACAATCTCATATACCCCATATATCGTTCCCAAGGCAGAACTGATCAGATGTAGTTCATCTTGAATGATCAGTTCCGGGGAAGGATAGAGCCGTTTTACCTGATTATTGCTGAACTCTGTATTGAACAGATTGAAGGCATCACTCCTCCAAGCAAGCTGAACAAATTTATCGACAGTGGAGAACAGCAGTGACGGACGTTCCTGGTAAATTGTTTCATCCACTTCATAAACAGGAAATGTTTTATCAGGGTTTTTCCGGAAGTCAGCAGCAGTCACATAGAAGGCACAACGGGTATTTGTGCAGGCCATGTGATAACGTCCTGTTTCACTCCCTCTGTTATTTACCGTCCTGAAATAACCCCATCGTCCGATTACCTGATTG from Aridibaculum aurantiacum includes:
- a CDS encoding AIPR family protein, which produces MTLDEFAADFLENVMISVDTDSLSLEDAITIDILEYIKDCGEILEPQVCSFKVRGMKINALDYDDDNEAIDLFVTLSKEDSRIQKISDKDVLDAFSKAEKFFLAVRNGTIGDKVDQPDEQLSDFIDIIQHTKAYSRNVRVFVLTNGLCSPHIVPQDKEENDIIWDYELWDIERIYQQYLIKAGKQKIEIDFQRDYNYRLKCLQMENVSDKVDEYLAILPALILADIYGQYKQGLLEKNVRTFLQFKAKVNNGIRETIRTQPDMFFAYNNGISTTAEKVDVIYEEGIPYLNRIENLQIVNGGQTTASIYYTSGEKGIDLSRAFVPMKISVVKPGNSLNDVVPSISRFANSQTAIKDSDFSSNSQYHVSLEQWSRSEWVPETGGGKAISKWYYERTRGQYLDERSRIPSKKDQKRFDVEYPKKQKFNKTDLAKYEMSWRQRPHDASKGGEKNFLLFVKDTDHNVEISKTQYHHVIAKAILFHEIDKMITAKKLGGYKANVVSYTIAILSFKTGQKLDLETIWQQQELNDDLRAIINRLIDVVWEHIMSPSKSGMNITEWCKRQECWLTLRDKHFDTGMLKNHLVLYGGNGMQAEALTEQEIKMIEEASTVKAETWFALAKWAKENNLFSPFDRKLSYNLGIIESRGKGMSVKQAKNGIRILQLSKKEGFEE
- the drmB gene encoding DUF1998 domain-containing protein, whose amino-acid sequence is MSYDIRQSQIIHTWPSGSMIDFPELSLIMLCHDDGYGDWGNVNQEDPNKKQVIRDSRLAEAFKVDHFVVPPQEDGINNLSAYGIRFPGAQYCPKCGLIHFITKTRGQAIIERGSFDQKMRAFTCDACTNNQTGIGPNLVPMRFVIATEEGFLGDFPWDWFVHKSCPKERGQRHLLYYKSKGGSAGLSDITIESYRRGSNTFLASRDLGQIFDQSIFTETDAEGNYLDYVNNYLPKPWKGWHNNESYVTELVSDVPRQGNIMDGDDLSPAAKRKFPRTMQRGAGNIIFPIIYSGILLPQSAYEQQCPPEVQQNLDSTVTIFRDSMPDIYQDYTNEQWRDFLIRLVESNPNHQLLKLGYTKEAVIGFIRNHFGEKPEERFINKAVLLRQQEFSAFTGTVIKDKTVWFKKKKVDGNEYNSLTGQPDLLEEVVLLEKLSALKVYKGFTRVKPLMGEELVFAEAADNLDTKQKHEFERIQDARRDPLHTRELPAVEVKGEGIFLKFSNKKLNAWADEYPNARLDTINHNLEQANLSFNQNHELINKRYLFLHTLSHILLKELAEDCGYSLSSLAEIIYCSGNSSIGTEEEMNGILIYTTTSDAEGSLGGLVEKGQPDYLSSVMNKGVDKARWCSSDPLCISAEQGQGFMGLNLAACYSCVLLPETSCEKMNKYLDRAAVIGTLNNSRIGLFNQ